A stretch of DNA from Phaenicophaeus curvirostris isolate KB17595 chromosome 21, BPBGC_Pcur_1.0, whole genome shotgun sequence:
cagaaaagcTAAAGATACCCAGAACAGTTGAAAAGCCAAAGGTTACCTCACCTTGCTGCTGGGGTAACAAAATTGCCTGGCAAGCAGCGCTGTTAGGCAATTTTATTGCTGTTATCAACTGAATGATTTTGCTTGGAGGTGGCTTGTCCTTTTCCACAGAACAGTCTATCTCTTAACCACTGCCTCAGCAAAGCCGGGGTAGAGGGTGGCCCTGCTCTCATTGCAGTTCTAACAGCAACAGTCATTAGCTCCCTTGCCTCTCCGAGTTAAGGGCATGTACCTGTCCTATTGGCCCAAGATGGGAAAGTTTGCAGTTGGAATAAAGACGAAGCCCAGGTGTTGATGGCGAGGTTTATCGTCAGGACTCCTAGGATGTTGAGTACAAACCCAGCTTTGGCCTAGAATGATAGAAGAGAAGGGTTAGTAGTGGAGCTGAGTATGTTTTTACTTCCCTGCTGATTAGGTTTGATTGCAAGGTTAGATTTTCTCCTTGGCCTTTGTTCACAACTCCATCAAATCACATTTAAGCTGGTTTTCTTcacaaatataatttatattagGGGAAAATGAGTTTCCATGAGATGAAACTCTTAACCTAGAAGTCCTGAAATCCTTTTAACCCACTTGTGTAAGGCTTTCTCTTCTGACCTGACATCTGTCTCTAATGTTGCTTTGGATTTCTTCTTGGATCAATTATGAATTAGAAAAGTTATCAAGAGAGGTGGCATTCTTGTTCCTCTTTCCTTAATGTATTGAGAAAGGGCATCAAGGCAGCCTAGTGAGAAGCGCTAGGCTTTCCCTGAGTCCCTGCAGGAGGACTGTCCAGCTGGTAGGACTCTTAACATCCCTACGATCTTCCTTTGGGCTTCCAGAACTGTCAGACATTGTCATTGCTCATTGAGAGCAAACATCTTCAAGAGAGCTTGGGTGTTTTTCAAGAGCTCTTTATAGGGCCCTGGATACATGTTACAGTCACCATGATCCTTCATTAATTCACGCATTTATGTTCTTCTTTCCATTTGACTTCAGCTGAGTACGGTGAGTTTTCTAACAAGGAACAATATCAGGAAAAGTAAAGATCAAAACTAGtgatgaaaataatgaaaataattgctcACCATATCTATAACCTTGAGTTGTCCATAGGAGAAGACAATGGCATTAGGAGGagtggccactgggagcatgAACGCCAGCGATGCAGAAAGGGTACAGGGCAGCATGACATAGAGTGGATTGAGGCAGATTGCTTCAGCCTGGCCAAGAAGGGAACAAAGATGATGGATTTGatataaaaaatgcaaagaaattgtTTGGCAGAAGCCTGACTGTACTTATCCACCTTATTCTTTCACAAACACGTCACAAACCCTTCAGCCACTCACATCTCTGTTCTGCTTTAGAACCTTCTGGTCAAAGTCTTTATGCAGAAAATGCAAGAATTGATTTTGTGGTCAGTGCTTTGTGTTCCCAGCTGTGGAATCTGATCCCAGCTGCAGTATAAATGAATTACAATGGTCCTATTTGACTCtaaaactaggaaaaaataaaaaggtagaGAGGCTCCGAACTGGttaagaacaaaatgaaattatcaGGTAGCCCCAACTCTGGAGGTGAGAGGATCCGTTCAGGGGTTAGCTGAAGTTTGTGCAAAAAGATACTGGTGGTGCTTTTCCCTGTTTGTATCTGGAACCAGCTTCCCGtccctgcagaactgctttcCCCAGCAAAAGGGATCTCCTGTGCAAATGCAAAAGTCAGAATTAGGTCATAGAGCTTGACTAACGCTATCACCTTCAGAGCCTTCTGGAAGGCCAGTGGTCAGAGTGAAAGACAGTCATGGAATGTTGCAGGGAAGcaactgctgctgcctttgtgcagaacaaataggaaaaaacaaGTACAGCTGGTAGTGACCTCATGGGGTTGTTTAAGCCAGGAGGCAAAGCCTAATATGGCAATGAATTAAATCCCTTTACTGTTGACCAGCAATGATTTTAGAAAGGTTGAACTAAGCACAGTTGGTGTGAATGCAGGTGCAGGCATCTCTGTGTGTTTTAAGTCTTGTCCGGATACAGGAACCAGTGCTCGGCTGTGTCACTCAGGTTTTATAACTGAGCAGATGTGTGCTCGGAGCAGAGTTGGAAGCTGCTCTTAAAAGAGTATTTTGAAACACTGGGACTTACCATTGAAGCCAGAATAGGGAGGAAGAGGGTCGTGGTGGCCACGTTGCTGGTGCACTCAGTGAAAGTGGCAATAAGGAGGCACAAGAGGAAAGCGATGGCTGGGTGAGGGATTTGCTGCAAAGGAGTCAGTTTGCTGCCTAACCATGAAGACAGACCGGATTCCTGTAACAGGGGAAAGAGGTCGGTCAGGATAGTCGGCTGGGAAGAAATACCCACATCACAGCCCAATTACCTCTTATACCACATCTACCTTCTCTTCTTAAAGGAGTTCTCATACAAACTGCTTTTGTTAGAGAAacgatttcttcctaatatctcagctaaatctcccctctttcagcttaaaatcattacccctcaTATTTCCAGGCACTTGAAGCCTTTTCCAATTTGTTTATTCTCTACATATTTAATAAACACATTGTCTGTTCCATCACCTAAGTCATTACTGAAAAACAATTTGTAGCACTGGACTCCTGGCAGATTCCTGCAAGAGGACATCAGTACATCCTTCAAGGTGACAGAcggatgtttttttcccctgcttctgAAGGTTCTCTAGGTTAGCTCTACATTTGTCTTCTAACAGTTTAATTTCAATCATATTTCCATGAGTAGTTTGGAGATCCATCCTGGGCACATTCTCTCCTCATGCTTGCTGCATCAATATGAGTTGTATTTAGATGAACTTTTAATGTATTGGGGTAGTTTTTTAATGATCCACTTTTCTAGAAACACAGTTAATCCCGCTGCCGTGACTGGTGGTACCATCCCAGCTGCAGAGGCAACCATAAGGGTTTGTTCTAATTACAGGGCTCCTCTTAGGGATGGTGAAGTCTGTCCTACTGCCACTGGCTGAGGAACTTCGGTGCTACCAGCATGCCCTCTGGTGTCCTGGGAAAGCAGGCATGAAAAGCAGGATGGAGAACACCAAAGGAAGACACAAATCCCAGGTAAGCAGAGGAATGTTACCTCGCTGCCTTTGGCTAAGGCAAAGCCACCTCCCAGCAGAAACACAATATTCCATGGCATTTTCTGGTGAACCACTTTCCAGCTCAAGAGCGCTGGAGGTGCTCGGAACTTTGATGTGCTGCCTAAAACCCAAAAAGATTTTGTAAGCTGTGTTTCATCCTCTGAAGAAAGGAGGACTTTTTGGTGGGAGGTGAGTTCAGTCTGAGCACCAAGGAATCGCTTTTGTCAGCAAGATCAAGCAGACTGTGGAATTATCTCCTGAAGCAAATGACGAGAGCCTCATCGACAAAGATTTCAAAACTTGACTTGCAAAAATACCCATGAATGATCTGCAGCTGCTCCAAGAGACAGAGTGGAATAAAGGTAAAGGTAAGAGTTAGTTAAAAGCAGTAGATCTGCAGaactgtgtgtgtttctgttaaGTCATGTATTTGCTTCGGAAGACTCCAGCTTTGGTAGCCTTTCCACATGTGCACACTGGTGTCTCGCACAGCGCTGGGATGTTTCCTGCTTTGTTAAATTACAAGAAGCAGAGAACTTTTCATAGagtcattgaggttggaaaagacctctaagctcatccagtccaaccatcagctcaaCCCCACTGAACCTACCAAAtcatgtcccgaagtgccacgtCTAAGCACTCAGCTACAGCTACGCAGGAAGAGCAGTTGGAAATCTTGTGGAATGTTTGACATTTCCTTTGTAAATCTAAAATATAAAACTTCCTGCATGCCCATTCTGACAGCTGAGTTTTGATGCCTCTGGTGCACGTACCTGTTGGttgcttctctctgctgttgCTAGAAATGTCGGAAGGGATGATGAATAACAAAACTGAAACGAAGATGGCAACTGTAGCATCAGTAACATAGCTGCAACAGATCAGTCAAAAGTTTAGCCCAGCCATGTTTTCATCTTTATGAAATCCAGCTTACTTCGCTTTTATTCAATATGAGGAGGAAGAGTGGCCATACCTTGTATTGTTTCTGTTGAAAAGAACCGTTGCCCAACCTGGTATGAAACCAGGGTCTCTCGTAAACCAGAGCACCACCAGTagtacaaagatgatcaaaacTGCTATTTCTGCAAATTTCATTGCGCCCAGTTTCTTGTTCTCTGCCTTGATAACATCGTAGGCTCTCTGCTCCTTTGCCTTGACAGAGGCACTTCCAGCACAACCAAAATTCTTCCGAAAACTGCAATAAAACAGGCAAGAAACATCAGAGAAATCTGTCACAGAGTTAAGAACAAAAATTTCACAGTCATACTCTCTATTTGatgtatttatatatgaatATAGAAATGCTATATATTATTATCATAGCCtataatatattattatttattattacctCAGCAGTAGCAGCCAGAGGTGTTTGACAGTAACTGCATTGTCCTGTGTTATGCCAAGGTGATCAGAAAGAAGATTCCTACCCCTAAAAGCTCATGATCTAAATACAACCAGGTATGGACACATGGGGAAATAACTCACTGTTGGTGTCATTGAGAGGGCTCTGTGATCACCAGGAAGCAAACAGTTGCCaaactgtcatttaaaaatgacAGAGCAGGAGGATATTAAAAGAGGCATTTGAAGACAAAAGAACTGTTTCGGGTATTGCAGCACTCTTTCCATTTAgaggaaaggaggttggggaTAATAGATCAGTGATAGGCTAGGGATTAAACAGGTAGGGAAGGCGAGCCAGTTGCATGGGTGATTAGAGTTTGGACCTGGCACAATACTAATCCTCTAACTCTTGTCTCAAAGGTATTCATCATCTATAAGGAAAGATCGGTTTCCTGATTTGAAGCACAACAATCTTTCAGGATGTGAAAGCAATGCTGCAGAACAGGTTATATGCAGTTCTACCTTCTATTTTCAGCTACAGAATATATTTAGCTGGGATTTTTTCAGTTCCTCGCAGAAATAGTCACACTATTTTAACAGGCAGTAGGTGTTCTGCTGCTCTGTCGTGTGCCAGCACTTTGTTACTCGCTCTCTGGCTTTCAAACATGGGAAATAATAAAAGTATCAACACCATGTCATTACAACATGTAATGAACACTCACTAAGAGCCCTGCCAGCTGCATTAGGTACTTACTTAAAGCCCAAGTACAGAATCTGCAGCCAAATCCAtgccaaaaccagcagcaaaacCATGGTGGGGAAGGCAAAGGAGAACCAAGAGGCAAAGTTGATGATGTTGCCATTGTTGGGAAAGAGCCTGTAAAACATAGGTGGCTGTTAGCGTCCAAAATTCTGCCCTCTCTTCTGTAATGAATGAttcagagaagaggaggcactgaggaagaaaaaacaacttcCTGACCGAGTTACCAAATGGATATTTCCCTCCTCTGTGTCAGCTGTAGCAGAATGATGCAGGTTAGTGGGTACGTAATCCCAAATTCAACCAGACTTACTCATCCACTTGTCCTTGCAGGACCAGGTTTGGTGTTGTCCCAGTCAGAGTTGCAATCCCTCCAATACTGGCTGAGTAACAGATAGAGAGAGACATCCCCTTGCAGAACTTCTTGTGTTTCTCCTCTAGCAGattttcatctctctttttgCCTTCCTCGACTGTCAGGATGTGATTGTTTCCTAGGTCCCAAGACAGGAGCGAAAGAGTTATGGAAGCTAGAATGGATGGGAAAACACCTTGTGCCTGCGTAGTTCAGGATTTCAAGTCTAGGACACGATGGGCTCAAAGCTGAAGGAGCCACATTCCCTCATTTTAAGGCTGGCATTGTTAATTCTTTGATCTTCTGCCCGTTGTCACCAGTTGTCTTCACAGagagcatttttttcagaaggaggGAAGTTGAAATGTGTGATAAAGTCCAAACACAGTGCTCACAATTCTCAGTGCAGCAGGGCAATGTCTGAACTGCACATGGAGGTCGAGAGGGAAGAATTTGGGGAGGTACAACTGAGCCAGAGGAGCTGGGCTGAAGGGAACTCATTCTGCAGCAGCACCTGACGACAGGCAGAGATTTACAGTCTGAAACATGAGTGGTCTCAAAGATGGGAAGAGGGCAAGGCAGCCCTCTTGAGGGAGGGAGATACTGTTGCATGGCTGCGTGTCTTTGGATtagaaagataattttaatCCCTAACCTTCTGCCATGAAATAGGTCTGAAATTTTCCCTTGGGAATTCCCTATTCTCTGATAAGTGATGCAGTAGATAGTAACTGAACTGGCATAGCTATACAGGGAAAGCCCAAATTAATGTGTTTTGTTGATTGATCGATTGATTAGCAATCATCTCTTCCTGCTTTCAATCTATTCCTAACTTCAGCCAAGTCAGCAGATTTTACCATTCTTTCGTTTGGTCCAGGGAAGAGCTTCAGAAATGCTCTGATACAGTCAGGAGGCATTAGGTACGTTCTTCTTTTAGAATTTACTAGCAGCTCTAATGACAGGGAAGATGGCATCAAGTCATCCTCTATTATCCCACAAAGAAAACCACCCATAATCCGCTCACCTTTCCCCCCCATTTCTTTGGAGCTCTCTGATTTAGTCGGCTCTTCCTGCAgttcaaaggctttattgaCGTTTTCAGAGGCTGGCCCAGCTGTGCTTGACTCGATTTCGGATTTGCGCAACTGATCCAACACCGCTTGTGCGATCGGGACCATCATGGCAGTGGTGGCGGTGTTGCTGATCCACATTGACAGGAAGGCGGTCACGACCATGAAACCCATGAGGAGCCTGAAAGGGAAAGGTTTGAAAGCATCAGTTCAGAACTCGGTGCTGCAATGCCCTGGTTTTGTGTTGTTGTTACGAAGCTTTGGTTATGGATGTTGGGTTTGGGAAATGCTTAGCAATTCCCACCCAACATTTCCTCCCACCCCAGTCTGCTTTGTGAATGATGCCAAGATTTAAtagaaatattcctttttgAGGTTTCAGCCAATCGTGCTTTTATGTTCTTATGACTAGGAAAGTGGAAGCTGGTATCTTGGAACAAACAGTTCACTGCTCACTATCTTGCTTATTGTTCAAAATTCCGAGGAAGATACACCATCTCAATAACACATTAATGcattataatatatttttaagaggaATTTCAAGGTGAATTTGATCCCAAATGGCATTTGGTTtaagccatgaagatgatcatctctcttttttttgttgttttatccCACCTCTATGATTTAAGATTCTCTTCTTACTCATGTAAAATTTTAATCCTCATTTCAGTATTACTCTGTTATTTGTCTCAGAATGGTTCTTTAGATGAGATGTAGATTATATACTGGATGGAAAGGGCTTTATCTTGTATGCATTTTTATTCTATTGCTTTGTAATTTCCTGCAGTATTCCCTCTTCTTATGAtctgaaacaaattaaatagGGCCATGTAGCCTCTGCATAGCTTAAAGTTCTGGTCTGATAAACATTTGTTGCTTTCAAAGCAATCATCCccatattttctgttctctatGCAATCAGTGTGACGGAAAGTACGTGCTTTCTGTGTATTACCTGCAGTCTTTCCTGATTGTCTAAAGCTGTGCTTCTGGCCAAGCCTAGAAGCTTgttcataatcatagaatagtttgggttttaaaaaaaaaaaagaggcaccAGGTCTGGAACACATCAAAGGACTCTCATTTGCAAGGTTTGCACAGGCATAAACTCACTCGGACCGTACAAAAGCATTGTAGGATATGATTTGCAGATTCACATGGGAGactgcaggcagctctgagaCAGAAACTAACACCATAAAGTCTTTTATCCCATAGTATTTTCACAACCCTTACTCACAGGGCTGGTCTGACGCCGGTGATAAGCAAGACCCGCAGAGCAACGCGCTTGTGCAGGTTCCAGTCCTCGATAGCAATGGCCATCAGCAGCCCCCCGATAAAAAGCATATTGGTGTCCTTCAGATACTCCCTGCAGGTCTGTAACgtggaagaagggagagaaaacagtGACAAGAAGCCAAGAGAGAAGACGTTTTCCGAAGGATCTTGTTCCAAAGAAATCATCATGCAATTAACTTTGGATTGCATAGAATTAtcgaatagtttgggttggaagggaccttaagatcatccagttccaaccccccagccatggacagggacacctcccactggatcaggctgcccaaggcccatccaacctggccttgaacttctccagggatggggcagccacaacttctctaggcaacctgttcaggtgcctcatcactctcacggtgaagaaatttctccttatgtccagtctaaatctgcccctctccagtttatacccattgcccctcgtcctgtcattacaagcctttgtaaacagtccctcctcagcatCTAAAAAGtggatttgttttgatttcaggTTAGCAGCTCCACCCAGAGTTCGCTCCAGGCTCGCGCAAGTTCTGTTCCATGGAGAGCACGGCAGATTCCCCCCAACAATAACacaattttctcttctgtgcaCCACACTCTAGAAATCACCCTGGACATAGTCCCAGAGCGAGAGAAGCTGACCAACAAATACACCGGCAAACAGTTGTGGAGTCAGATCTCTTACTGTCGTTGAATCCATGATGTTCATCACTGGGAAGAGCAGGACAGGCAAGAGAGCCGTGACAGCCAACGGCAGGGCTTCCGTGCACCAGAACAGTGCCATCACTATGATAACGTAACCGCACTCGGCCTCCTGAGAGAAGAAGAGCACACGCCATCAGAACAGGCAGTACATCTCGCTTAGGCTTTTCAGAAGGCAACAGCCCGTAATGATGCTCATTGCCTGATAAAGGGATTTGAGAAAaggttattttctctctttctctccagtCTGTCCCCCTGCCTGTGCAGATCTTAATCAACTAACAAACCATTCAACAACCTTGTCAGGACTGTGAGGACAAGACCACGAAGGAACCgagggaaagaaacaaattgaTGACTTTGAACCCTTCGTGATAAGGGGCTGGCAGTCCCTGCTCAGACTCCTCGATTTTGCTGatggggtatttttttcttacatatttcTGTCTTTGAGTTGCAGAAGTAGTTATTGATCCAGTGAAGGTTTCCCCACGTGTTTCTCCACGTGTTTCAGGACATGGCCTAGGTGAACCCCAACAAATTTCAACAGCCTGGATTCCTTCTGCTGCAAATACTTTTATTTGGTCTTCATTGGATTTTTAGCTTAGTGCAGACTTAGAAAGGCTCACGGATGAACTGCTCACAGATGAGCTTCAGTTTCCCCTGACTTTGTCTGGTTCCTTTGAAGAAAGTCTAATCCATTCCATATAAAAATGTCTCTATACAGTAAAATGTCTCTATATGATAAAAAGATCCCAAATAATGCATCACAACAGAACTTCATGTGTCTGGGCTGATAGAGAAAGCAACATAGAgatagagaaaggaaaaataacattgcAGGTTACGGTGTCCTCCTGATTTTGGAACCAGCATAAGCATGCCATTAAatccaaagaaacaaagaaatgtttgtgtGGTCTTGGAACAAGGATGCCTGCTAAAAAAAACATATACTGGAcaatatgaatgaaaatggtaGTGATGGTTTTTGAGGAAACACTGAAGAGATGGAAATGGCTCAATTACAGATGATTAAACCAAGGAGCTGGAATAACGGCCGGCAGGATCAAACTTGTGATGCTTTAGAATGTGCTCAGAACTTCTACACATGGCATGAAAGTGGCAGAGCTGATGAGGGGAAAGGATGACAGAGAAGCCGAGTAGTCTGGAGGAAAGAAGATGACAGCAATCTGGGTAGTAAATTACCAGAGCAGCAGGTTTGGAGAAGTAAAGCTGAGCGAGATTCATGACGAGGTGAAAAGATGCCTTTTTCAGCTTTACGCTTGAATGGGAGCACTAAGAGCCTTACTTACCCATCCCATCAAGCACTGAAAGCAATTTGCCATTTTGttgattctttttctctcatttttcttatttagagACGCCAGTGGGCGCCTTCTGAGAGACCTTAGCAGGGTGTGCCTACAGGCACAGTGCTATCCTCCTCCAGCCTGCCGTGAGCAGTAGGAGCTGGAATCGGGCTTTTCACAGTGAGTTGTCCTGTAAGGACATTCCTCTGCCTTTAGGCAAATCCTTCACCATTGTTTGCTCTCATTGGTATGAGTTTAGTGTCCGGTATTATGTCATTGTAGGACAGGTTAATAGcttaacagaacagaaaaatgcagaattccATCCTGTGAGTTATCTGCTTACAGCTCCACTGGCTGAGGTTCCAGCTTTTCCTGCATAGCACAGTTCTCACACAAGGAATCTTCTCACAGGTTGCAAAGAGAAGAGTCCAGGACAttttaaatgtctgtgttgtggcTGACTATCCCAGACACCAGAGAAAGTCTTTTTTAAAGGAGAGCTGAACCAAGACGGCCAAATGATTCCACAGGTAACGGCGAGAACTTATTGTGTGATAACAATGGCTCCGGCAAGTGAGTTTGAACTCGGTGTCTCAGGACAAAATGatctctccctctttctggCTATTAGGACTTTTCTGATCCCAATCTCTTTTAACTCCTGTAACACTTTTGCCTATGGAAAGTTAACCAGCAAAAaagtcctttttctgttttatttcttagtaAGCTTTTCAGTGATAGTTTAAGCTATTTTATTTGCGTAACTAGGGAATAGGAAGACACGCCTGATCAGTACCTGCATTTCACCTCCAGTCAGTGCCATTCCAACATTCTTGCTTGTAATCTTCTGGTCAGAGCTCCAAAGTCTCTGATAACGCTCAGGAAAAAAGcagtgagagagaaagagctTTGGGACAGGCTGCACAAAAAGACAGGGAAGAGTTAGTGgggcaaagaaagaagcttgGTGAAGGAGACCAGAAACTGGGAGtcagcagggactgggagaggggcAGGCAGAGACTGGAGGAGAGAGCTAGGGCTTAGTATCCAAAGAGCAGTGACGGGAGAGGTAGATTGGGTCTTGCTGTTTAATGATGCTGGAGCTGTAATAAAAGACCAGGAGATCAGAGAGCAGATCTCTCTGCATGAAGAGATTGGGAGTGAGAGAAATAAGCCAGATAGACACTTTCAGATAATCAGAAGGGGGATCAAAACTGAGGCTTTGACTGTTACTTAGGCTTATGCGTATGAGCTTCAGCACAGAAAGCCCTTTGCTAAATCAGTTAAACGCGAAGCCAAATGTACAAAATCAGATGTCACCAAGCATTCTTCTAGACTATGCAATCAAAGAAGTATCTTTTAATCCACCTATATCCTATTGCTTTTATATTCCCTCACCATCAGCAGTCAAGGGGCTGTTGAGAAAAAACCAGACGTTTAAGCAATAAATGAAGAAAGTCCCTCTGAGTAAGGATCTGCATATTCTCTTCAGCTCGGTCACTTCAGAGGACAGATCTGGAGATTTGTCTCTcaacttaaatttaaaaagttcTTACCTTGGTAGGAATAGCcagaggcagaggaagaaacacaaGGGGTACCAAGATTATGATCAGGTATTTCCTGAAGGCCACGGTCATCTGCCAGAAGCCAGCCATGGTG
This window harbors:
- the SLC13A2 gene encoding solute carrier family 13 member 2, coding for MVNTPECLYSLQRRVRVPQHWASSSTMAGFWQMTVAFRKYLIIILVPLVFLPLPLAIPTKEAECGYVIIVMALFWCTEALPLAVTALLPVLLFPVMNIMDSTTTCREYLKDTNMLFIGGLLMAIAIEDWNLHKRVALRVLLITGVRPALLLMGFMVVTAFLSMWISNTATTAMMVPIAQAVLDQLRKSEIESSTAGPASENVNKAFELQEEPTKSESSKEMGGKGNNHILTVEEGKKRDENLLEEKHKKFCKGMSLSICYSASIGGIATLTGTTPNLVLQGQVDELFPNNGNIINFASWFSFAFPTMVLLLVLAWIWLQILYLGFNFRKNFGCAGSASVKAKEQRAYDVIKAENKKLGAMKFAEIAVLIIFVLLVVLWFTRDPGFIPGWATVLFNRNNTSYVTDATVAIFVSVLLFIIPSDISSNSREKQPTGSTSKFRAPPALLSWKVVHQKMPWNIVFLLGGGFALAKGSEESGLSSWLGSKLTPLQQIPHPAIAFLLCLLIATFTECTSNVATTTLFLPILASMAEAICLNPLYVMLPCTLSASLAFMLPVATPPNAIVFSYGQLKVIDMAKAGFVLNILGVLTINLAINTWASSLFQLQTFPSWANRTGTCP